The Mucilaginibacter mallensis genome has a segment encoding these proteins:
- a CDS encoding isocitrate lyase/PEP mutase family protein codes for MSASINNSLQARAETFRELHQRTGIFVIPNPWDAGSAKVFEILGFKALATTSAGVAFSFGRADGISGVSRDEALQNAKDIINATNLPVSADLENGYGDSPEACAETILLAAKAGLAGGSIEDATGNSLDPIYPFEHAVERVKAAVKAAHSLPYPFTLTARAENLLHGKMDLKDTIRRLEAFADAGADVLFAPGLKTLEDMETVVKAVAPRPVNVIMGFPGSTITLDMLADIGVKRVSVGSALLRAAYGAFFRGAEEIMQKGTFTFANDAKPYAEINELFK; via the coding sequence ATGAGTGCATCAATCAATAATTCTTTACAGGCCAGAGCCGAAACCTTCAGGGAGCTTCACCAGCGTACAGGCATATTTGTTATACCTAACCCCTGGGATGCAGGTTCAGCTAAAGTATTTGAAATCCTGGGTTTTAAAGCACTGGCAACTACCAGCGCGGGCGTCGCATTTTCGTTTGGCAGGGCCGATGGGATAAGCGGTGTAAGCCGTGATGAAGCCCTACAAAATGCAAAAGATATTATAAATGCAACTAATTTACCGGTATCGGCCGATCTGGAGAATGGCTATGGCGATAGTCCTGAAGCTTGTGCCGAAACTATTTTATTAGCAGCAAAAGCTGGCCTTGCCGGTGGCTCTATTGAAGATGCTACCGGTAATTCGCTTGATCCGATATATCCATTTGAGCATGCTGTTGAACGTGTAAAGGCCGCGGTAAAGGCTGCGCATAGCCTCCCTTATCCGTTTACGTTAACAGCCAGGGCTGAGAACCTGCTCCATGGAAAGATGGATTTAAAGGACACTATACGCCGTTTAGAGGCATTTGCCGATGCTGGCGCAGACGTACTGTTTGCTCCCGGTTTAAAAACACTTGAAGATATGGAAACCGTGGTAAAGGCAGTGGCCCCGCGACCTGTTAATGTAATAATGGGATTCCCTGGCAGTACCATCACGCTTGACATGCTTGCTGATATTGGCGTTAAAAGAGTTAGTGTAGGCTCAGCATTACTGCGGGCTGCCTATGGCGCTTTTTTCCGTGGTGCGGAAGAGATCATGCAAAAAGGCACGTTTACTTTTGCAAATGATGCTAAGCCTTATGCGGAGATAAATGAGTTGTTTAAGTAA